Within the Nocardioides aurantiacus genome, the region CTCGCCCCAGTCGAAGTCGTCGCGGACGACGACGCTGCGCGCGACGTACGGCGCGGAGTCGCGCTCGTCGCGCCGCAGCGGCTGGACCGGACGACCGCTGCGGTCGGACTCGTGGCCGTGCACCGCCGGGTGGGTGAGGAACTCGCCCGCGACCGCGCGGGCGTAGGGGTCGAGCAGCAGCTTGTGGGGGTTGAAGCGCATCCCGCTGTCGGGCGCCCAGGGGCCGTCGGCGCGGAAGCCGTAGCGCTGGCCGTGCTGCACCCCGGGGACGGCGCCGTGCCAGATGCCGAGGCTGTGCTCGGTCAGGGTGTGGCGGGTCTCGACCTCGCCGCCGGCCCCGTCGTCGTCGAAGAGGCACAGCCACACCTCGGTGGCGTCGGGTGCGTGCACCGCGAAGTTGGTCGACTCCTCGCCCCACGTGGCTCCCAGGGGCCAGTTGCGGCCCGGCCACACCGCCACGCGCTCGTCGGCGGCCGACCACTGTCCTGGAGTCACAGGGGCGATTATGAGGCAGGGGTCGCGTTCGGCGCCGCCGGACGCCGAAACCGCCGCTCCTCTAGGGTCGGGGCGGACCGGCCGGCGGTCGACGACGAGGAGGTACTGGCATGGGTGAGTTCGTGCGGCTCGAGGTGGCCGACGGGGTGGCGACGCTGCGGCTGGACCGGCCGAAGATGAACGCCCTGAGCGTCCAGGTCCAGGAGGAGATCCGGGCCGCGGCGACCGAGGCGACCGAGCGCGACGACGTCAAGGCGGTCGTGGTCTACGGCGGCGAGCGGCTCTTCGCGGCCGGTGCCGACGTCAAGGAGATGGCCGACATGTCGCACACCGACATGGTCAAGCGCTCCGGTGCCCTGATCTCCTCGCTGTCCACGGTGGCCCGCATCCCCAAGCCCGTCGTCGCCGCGATCACCGGCTACGCGCTGGGCGGCGGCTGCGAGCTCGCGCTGTGCGCGGACGTGCGCTTCGCCGCCGACGACGCCGTGCTCGGCCAGCCCGAGGTGCTGCTCGGCATCATCCCGGGCGCCGGCGGCACCCAGCGGCTGAGCCGCCTGGTCGGCCCGAGCAAGGCCAAGGACATCATCTTCACCGGCCGCTTCGTGAAGGCCGACGAGGCGCTGGCGATCGGCCTGGTGGACCGGCTCCTCCCGAAGGAGAAGGTCTACGAGGAGGCCCACGCCTGGGCCGCGCAGTTCGCGAACGCCGCGTCGTACGCCCTGCGTGCGGCCAAGGAGGCGATCGACCGCGGTCTCGAGGTCGACCTCGAGACGGGGCTGGAGATCGAGCGCCAGCAGTTCGCCGCACTCTTCGCCACCGAGGACCGTGCCCTCGGCATGGGGTCGTTCGTTGAGAACGGGCCGGGCAAGGCCCGGTTCGTGGGACGCTGACCCGTCCGGCCCCCCGGGGCCGCGCCGACGCCGTTCCCGCCACCACGCCCACCACCGCAGGAGCCCCCGTGTCACCGAAGGCCAGGACCGACGAGTCCACCCCCCGCCGCACCTCCACGCTCAGCCAGCACGCCGTGAGGACCCAGGTCGCCCGGGTCGTGCGGATCGTGTTCATCGTGCTCGCGGTCGT harbors:
- a CDS encoding enoyl-CoA hydratase/isomerase family protein — encoded protein: MGEFVRLEVADGVATLRLDRPKMNALSVQVQEEIRAAATEATERDDVKAVVVYGGERLFAAGADVKEMADMSHTDMVKRSGALISSLSTVARIPKPVVAAITGYALGGGCELALCADVRFAADDAVLGQPEVLLGIIPGAGGTQRLSRLVGPSKAKDIIFTGRFVKADEALAIGLVDRLLPKEKVYEEAHAWAAQFANAASYALRAAKEAIDRGLEVDLETGLEIERQQFAALFATEDRALGMGSFVENGPGKARFVGR